In Macrobrachium rosenbergii isolate ZJJX-2024 chromosome 49, ASM4041242v1, whole genome shotgun sequence, the following are encoded in one genomic region:
- the LOC136832008 gene encoding Golgi-associated RAB2B interactor protein 3-like, with the protein MAVRSPIQEGVAEATGTTGAARAAGAAWVARASGTAGAATGATRAAGAGGPAKAAQSTGTTGTAGAINTGGTAGTGAVWTTGNTSGAPRYPAQMEGLRAPRRSQLPVTWLLHAARLSNQTKQKSGGWRENPLRRGKSSPGARGGPEKRSS; encoded by the exons atggcggtcaggtcccccatccaagAGGGAGTAGCAGAAGCCACAGGAACAACCGGGGCAGCCAGGGCAGCAGGAGCAGCCTGGGTGGCAAGAGcatcaggaacagcaggagctgctacaggagcaaccagggcagctggggcaggaggcCCAGCAAAAGCAGCCCAGTCGACAGGGACcacaggaacagcaggagcaatCAAcacaggaggcacagcaggaacAGGAGCAGTCTGGACCACAG GTAACACCTCGGGTGCTCCAAGATACCCTGCACAGATGGAGGGCCTGAGAGCCCCAAGGAGATCCCAGCTTCCTGTCACTTGGTTGCTTCATGCTGCTCGGTTGTCAAACCAAACGAAGCAAAAGTCGGGTGGGTGGAGGGAGAATCCTCTGCGCCGAGGGAAAAGTTCCCCTGGAGCAAGAGGAGGCCCTGAGAAGAGGTCATCTTga